CCGCTGCCAGACCCGCTCATCGTCACCGTCCCAGAGCACGTCGACTGCGTCTCCGTCGAGGTGTCCGCCCTTGATGAGTGCAGCACCCGCGCCCAGCTCGACGAGTCTCCGGGCTGCCGCGCTCATGTGCCCGACGGTCTCGAGCGGCTCTCCTACCAGGATCGCGGCCTCGTGCAGGTTGGGCGTGATCAGCGTCGCCAGGGGCAGGAGCCTCGTGACGAGAGAGGCTTCTGCGTCGGAATCGAGCAACCGGGCTCCGCTGCTGGCGACCATGACCGGATCCATGACGTAGCGGTCCAGCGCGTGCGCTTCGATGGCGTCCGCGACCTCGCATACCAGCGCGGCGCTCGCCAACATTCCGGTCTTGAGCGCCTGGGGTCGGAGATCCGCGACGACCGCGTCGATCTGGGCGCGCACGTCCTGGAGAGGCACGCGGTGGATTCTGTGCACCCCGAGGGTGTTTTGGGCCGTGATCGCCGTCACTGCGCTCGTTCCGTACACACCGAACGATTGGAACGTCTTGAGGTCTGCCTGGATGCCGGCGCCACCCCCACTGTCGCTGCCCGCGATCGTGAGAGCAACGGGCTGGTGGGGCTGATCGGGCTGGTGGGGCCGATGGAGCTGATCGACGGACATCTTCGCGTCTTGTTGTCAGCGGTAGGGACGACGGGCCACAAGAAAAAGTGGTGGCACACGTGGGCTTGAGCCAGCGTCGGACCCGCATGGTCGGGCGACTTCGGATCCGCAAGTCGAGGAGGAAGGAGGGGCTCGTGCTCGTCGAAGGCGTACGCGCGGTTACGGAGGCGCTCGACGCGGGGGCGAACGGCCGCTTCGCCGTGACCTCCCCGAGGCTCGCACACACGAGTGGCGGCTCTGCGCTCGCGAACCGGTTGGCGGCGGCGGATCTCGAGCTCCACACCATCGACGACGCCGAGTTGGGCGAGCTGGCCGATACCGAGCACCCGCAGGGGATCCTGCTCGTCTGCAGCGAGCCTCGCGCTTCGCTCGACCTGGTCGAGGCAGGGGTGCGGCTGCTGGTTCTCGACGGCGTCCAGGACCCGGGCAATACGGGCACGCTGCTGCGGGCCGCGGTCGCCTTTGGCCTCGATGCGGTCATCGCGCTCGAGGGGACGGCGGACCCTTGGGCACCCAAGACGGTACGGGCGTCCGCCGGTATGGCGTTTCGCATTCCGGTGATTCAGGCGCGTTTGCTCGACGCCGTCGCCGCGCTCCAGCACGCTGGAGTGCCGTTGCGCGTCGCGGCCGCTGGCGGCGAGCCGGTTGGCGGAGACGAGCGTCAGGCCGGTTTCGCGCTGATCATGGGGAATGAAGGAGCGGGTGTCCGCGACGAGCTGAGAGATGCGGCGACGAGCACGGTGTCGATCCCGATGCGGGGACCCGCCGAATCGTTGAACGTCGGGATGGCGGGGTCGGTATTGCTCTATGAACTGACGAAGGAGTCAGGTGCGTGATGGAGGCATCGTTGGCCCCGATCATGGCCGGTCTCTTCGGGCTCGCCGTCGGCTCGTTCTTGAATGTCTGCACGCTGCGTTGGCCCCAGGGCGAGTCGATCGTCTCGCCCGGCTCGAGGTGCCCGAAGTGTCTGAAATCGGTGCGGTGGTACGACAATATTCCGATTCTGAGTTGGATGATTCTCCGGGCGAGGTGTCGATTCTGTTCCGAACCGATCTCGATCCAGTACCCGCTCGTGGAGCTGGCGAGCGCGCTCATCTGGGCGGGCGTCTTCGCGGCGCACGGTGCGACGCCCGAAGCGCTACGCGGCGGCGTCTTCCTATGGATCCTCTTCGGGATCTCGATCTCAGATGCGCGCTTCTACATCATCCCGAATCAGTTTTCGATCGGGGGCGCTGTCGTCGGAGTCGGGATGGCATTCCTTCCGGGTGGCATCGACTGGGTCGACTCGATCATCGGTGCGGCGGTTGGATATTCGGTTCTCTGGCTCGTAGGAGTCGGCGGCACGTGGCTGATCAAGAAGCTCTCGCCGGGCCGCCTTGAAGAAGCCGGTGTAGACCGGGCGATGGGTGGTGGCGACATCAAGATGATGATGATGGTGGGTGCCTTCATCGGGGTTTGGGGTGTCGCCGAGACGGTGTTCATCGGTTCGCTCTCGGCGCTGTTGGTCTTCGGCCCCATCTCATCGATCTCGAAGCGTCTGATTCCCCTCGGCGTCTTCCTCGCGGCGGCGGCCGCGATCTCGTACGCGTGGGGTGAGCAGATGCTCTCCTGGTATCTCACGCAGATCGTCGGACTTTAGAAGGGTGATGCTTGCGCCCCGGGCCGTTTGAGTCGAGCGTGATGACATGACGCTCCGGATGTCCCGTCTCTGCTTGCTTTTCGTCGCTCTTCTGCCGGCGTGCGCGGATGCCTCGTCGGGGGCACAGGACGACGTCACGGAGAGCGGAACCGAACGCATGGTGGAGCGACTTGCGCAAATCGCGGCGGGAATCGACCGTCAGCAGAGCCAGTTTGTGGGCTCAGCGCCGGTAGAGGCGTTACTCGCCAGGGGACCTGGA
This genomic interval from Gemmatimonadota bacterium contains the following:
- a CDS encoding RNA methyltransferase, which codes for MAHVGLSQRRTRMVGRLRIRKSRRKEGLVLVEGVRAVTEALDAGANGRFAVTSPRLAHTSGGSALANRLAAADLELHTIDDAELGELADTEHPQGILLVCSEPRASLDLVEAGVRLLVLDGVQDPGNTGTLLRAAVAFGLDAVIALEGTADPWAPKTVRASAGMAFRIPVIQARLLDAVAALQHAGVPLRVAAAGGEPVGGDERQAGFALIMGNEGAGVRDELRDAATSTVSIPMRGPAESLNVGMAGSVLLYELTKESGA
- the thiD gene encoding bifunctional hydroxymethylpyrimidine kinase/phosphomethylpyrimidine kinase; the encoded protein is MSVDQLHRPHQPDQPHQPVALTIAGSDSGGGAGIQADLKTFQSFGVYGTSAVTAITAQNTLGVHRIHRVPLQDVRAQIDAVVADLRPQALKTGMLASAALVCEVADAIEAHALDRYVMDPVMVASSGARLLDSDAEASLVTRLLPLATLITPNLHEAAILVGEPLETVGHMSAAARRLVELGAGAALIKGGHLDGDAVDVLWDGDDERVWQRPRIDTPHTHGTGCTLSAGAAAGLALGESVHDAVERAIRFVVRAIESAPGLGGGHGPLNHSVSSE
- a CDS encoding prepilin peptidase translates to MMEASLAPIMAGLFGLAVGSFLNVCTLRWPQGESIVSPGSRCPKCLKSVRWYDNIPILSWMILRARCRFCSEPISIQYPLVELASALIWAGVFAAHGATPEALRGGVFLWILFGISISDARFYIIPNQFSIGGAVVGVGMAFLPGGIDWVDSIIGAAVGYSVLWLVGVGGTWLIKKLSPGRLEEAGVDRAMGGGDIKMMMMVGAFIGVWGVAETVFIGSLSALLVFGPISSISKRLIPLGVFLAAAAAISYAWGEQMLSWYLTQIVGL